A single genomic interval of Halomonas sp. GT harbors:
- a CDS encoding glycosyltransferase, with protein sequence MSQPFTLIVAGDPDQRTGGYIYDAHIVAALRERGLVINVVGVSGRFPDADDEAAQSLADSLSALQNHARVIIDGLAMGALPKVVAVHAERLDITALLHHPLGDEQGLNEMEQQRFHRSELRGLAHVNRVIVTSRFTERRVRALAEHYALPFSASITVVEPGVERAPISPAAKPSEPIRLLCVATLTPRKGQDILVQALADVERGHWRCDCFGGARDAVFTDRVQTLIDNHQLGDGVTLHGECDAATLEAAYQNAHALVLPSWYEGYGMVVTEALAHGLPVITTTGGALRDTLPKGAGISVAPGDAQALSSALAAFCHDETLRTELRAGAAAARARLGDWQAAGKAFAEALQHSSTLSAGSQFAADWLSLRETVDARSRSQALVDALARWLSENQRRTELSKTEEPAPRVEASSPVILADLGCGRGSNSQFLAPRLQDAQRWMLIDHDSALLNEAYSRTGKLNTGKGEPLQVETHCVSLKQLDHPALTHCDVVTASALIDLVSQEWIDALAAQCAKHRQALLITLSITGEWYFTNAQQQPLNDLDDRWISELFNAHQRWDKGLGEALGGDAHSALVKAMADHGYRVIEAETPWRLAAGKPAQYPLMCSLVEGWASAATEQAPEAASRIAQWRDERLGKVAKGEIGIWVGHRDLLALPADEG encoded by the coding sequence ATGAGTCAGCCATTCACCTTGATAGTGGCTGGCGATCCAGACCAGCGTACCGGTGGGTATATTTATGATGCCCATATTGTCGCTGCACTGCGCGAGCGTGGGCTGGTTATCAATGTGGTGGGGGTGTCTGGGCGTTTTCCTGATGCCGATGATGAGGCCGCCCAGTCGCTCGCCGATTCGCTTTCCGCGTTGCAGAATCATGCGCGGGTCATTATCGACGGCCTGGCCATGGGGGCGCTGCCAAAGGTAGTGGCTGTACACGCTGAGCGCCTGGATATCACAGCGCTGCTGCATCATCCGTTGGGCGATGAGCAGGGCTTGAATGAGATGGAACAGCAGCGTTTTCACCGTAGTGAATTACGTGGGCTGGCGCACGTGAATAGAGTGATTGTGACCAGCCGTTTTACTGAGCGTCGCGTAAGGGCATTGGCGGAACATTACGCGCTGCCATTTAGTGCCTCTATCACTGTGGTGGAGCCTGGGGTTGAACGTGCTCCAATCAGCCCCGCGGCAAAACCTAGCGAACCTATCCGCCTGCTATGCGTGGCAACGCTTACCCCGCGTAAAGGGCAGGATATTTTAGTTCAAGCCTTGGCGGATGTTGAGCGTGGACACTGGCGATGCGACTGCTTTGGCGGTGCGCGTGATGCTGTGTTCACGGATCGCGTTCAAACGCTGATCGACAACCATCAGCTTGGCGATGGGGTAACGCTTCACGGCGAATGTGATGCCGCAACCCTGGAAGCCGCTTATCAGAACGCTCATGCACTGGTGTTGCCTTCTTGGTATGAAGGTTACGGCATGGTGGTGACTGAAGCGCTAGCCCATGGCTTGCCCGTTATCACCACCACCGGCGGTGCGCTGCGGGATACCTTGCCCAAAGGGGCTGGCATAAGCGTAGCGCCGGGGGATGCTCAGGCGCTGTCGAGTGCGCTGGCGGCTTTCTGCCATGATGAGACACTACGCACTGAACTACGTGCAGGTGCCGCCGCTGCACGTGCCCGCTTGGGTGACTGGCAGGCTGCAGGAAAGGCGTTTGCCGAGGCGCTGCAGCACTCTTCGACATTGTCGGCGGGAAGCCAATTTGCAGCGGATTGGTTATCGCTGCGTGAAACCGTCGACGCCCGTTCGCGCAGCCAAGCGTTGGTGGATGCGTTAGCGAGATGGTTATCAGAAAATCAGCGGAGAACCGAGCTATCTAAGACAGAAGAGCCCGCGCCGCGAGTAGAGGCTTCCTCGCCAGTGATACTGGCGGATTTAGGCTGTGGACGAGGAAGTAATAGCCAGTTTCTTGCGCCTCGCTTGCAAGATGCCCAGCGCTGGATGCTGATTGACCATGATTCTGCCTTACTTAATGAAGCCTACTCGCGAACCGGGAAATTGAACACGGGTAAGGGTGAACCGCTCCAGGTGGAAACCCACTGTGTTTCTCTTAAACAGCTTGACCACCCAGCACTTACGCACTGCGACGTAGTGACGGCATCTGCGCTGATCGATTTAGTATCTCAAGAGTGGATTGATGCCTTGGCTGCACAGTGTGCTAAACATCGGCAAGCGCTTCTTATCACTCTAAGCATTACTGGCGAATGGTACTTTACCAATGCCCAGCAGCAACCTCTGAACGACCTTGACGATCGCTGGATCAGTGAGCTGTTCAACGCGCACCAGCGTTGGGATAAGGGCTTAGGCGAAGCATTAGGCGGCGATGCTCACAGCGCGTTAGTTAAAGCGATGGCTGACCACGGTTATCGTGTTATTGAGGCTGAAACACCATGGCGCTTAGCGGCGGGCAAGCCAGCGCAGTACCCCTTAATGTGCTCGTTAGTTGAAGGGTGGGCGAGCGCTGCTACCGAACAGGCTCCAGAGGCGGCGTCACGTATTGCTCAGTGGCGTGATGAGCGCCTAGGTAAAGTAGCCAAAGGCGAGATTGGTATTTGGGTGGGCCACCGCGACTTGCTGGCGCTGCCAGCGGACGAGGGCTAA